A single region of the Plantactinospora soyae genome encodes:
- a CDS encoding PP2C family protein-serine/threonine phosphatase → MTGSSVVPTRTYPHGGLGRHAKLPPRERLRVLLIEDDDADAFLVGELLAETDAGIDLLIANSLNAARPQIPDVDCVLLDLGLPDAQGLDGLRQVLNMSTGAAVCVLTGRSDEHLGIGAVAEGAQDYLVKGQVDGVLLARSLRYAVERKRADENTRRLREVELRQAESARLERGLLPQPLMDTDLVAVHTFYRPGRHEALIGGDFYDVVQTTPDRIDLIVGDVCGHGVEEAALGVELRVAWRALVLAGVPDEQVLPALEQVLMSERSAREIFATVAAVRLDLAGNRATVRLAGHPPPLLLAAGRVVPVPAPHGLLLGVRPRPPVAYDLRFDTEDWSLLMYTDGLIEGRVGTGDERLDVPGLCELVADPGSRRVPLPDLPGRLVERAEEHNGGPLADDVAMLLVSRGAGR, encoded by the coding sequence GTGACCGGCTCGTCCGTCGTACCGACGCGGACATATCCGCACGGTGGGCTGGGGCGGCACGCCAAACTGCCGCCCCGGGAACGGCTGCGGGTGCTGTTGATCGAGGACGACGACGCCGACGCCTTCCTGGTCGGTGAACTCCTCGCCGAGACCGACGCGGGGATCGACCTGCTGATCGCGAACAGCCTCAACGCCGCCCGGCCGCAGATTCCCGACGTCGACTGCGTACTGCTCGACCTGGGCCTGCCGGACGCCCAGGGGCTGGACGGCCTGCGCCAGGTGCTGAACATGTCGACCGGCGCCGCCGTCTGCGTGCTCACCGGCCGCTCCGACGAGCACCTCGGGATCGGCGCGGTGGCCGAGGGGGCCCAGGACTACCTGGTCAAGGGTCAGGTCGACGGAGTGCTGCTGGCCCGGTCGCTGCGCTACGCGGTGGAGCGGAAGCGGGCCGACGAGAACACCCGGCGGCTGCGCGAGGTGGAACTGCGCCAGGCCGAGTCCGCCCGGCTGGAGCGGGGTCTGCTGCCGCAGCCGCTGATGGACACCGACCTGGTCGCGGTGCACACCTTCTACCGCCCCGGGCGGCACGAGGCGTTGATCGGCGGCGACTTCTACGACGTGGTGCAGACGACGCCGGACCGGATCGACCTGATCGTCGGCGACGTCTGCGGGCACGGGGTCGAGGAGGCCGCGCTCGGTGTCGAACTGCGGGTCGCCTGGCGGGCGCTGGTGCTCGCCGGAGTTCCCGACGAGCAGGTGCTGCCGGCGCTGGAGCAGGTGCTGATGAGCGAGCGGTCGGCGCGAGAGATCTTCGCCACGGTCGCCGCGGTCCGGCTCGACCTGGCCGGCAACCGGGCCACGGTACGGCTCGCCGGGCATCCGCCGCCGCTGCTGCTCGCCGCCGGACGGGTGGTGCCGGTACCCGCTCCGCACGGGCTGCTGCTCGGAGTACGGCCCCGCCCGCCGGTCGCGTACGACCTGCGATTCGACACCGAGGACTGGTCGCTGCTGATGTACACGGACGGACTGATCGAGGGACGGGTCGGCACCGGCGACGAGCGGCTGGACGTACCCGGGTTGTGCGAACTGGTGGCCGACCCGGGTAGCCGGCGGGTGCCGCTGCCGGATCTGCCGGGCCGGCTGGTCGAGCGGGCCGAGGAACACAACGGTGGGCCGCTCGCCGACGACGTGGCGATGCTGCTGGTCAGCCGGGGGGCGGGACGATGA
- a CDS encoding M28 family peptidase, with amino-acid sequence MLPAVDRALTRPRRRRLAAVAALAVLLAVGAAALLGLRTPAPGTTGAPADEFSADRAYEHVRTVAAETHVAGSPAAERARIHIEATLRGLGLGPEVQDTVATEAGQLSGGAGGATLARVRNVVARVPGTDPTGRVFLVAHYDSVQVGPGGNDDAAGTSALLEVARALRTGPRPRNDVVFVFTDAEEACLCGASAFASSHPLAEGGGVVLNLEARGSTGPVIMFETSLRNAGLVEVFGRAAPHPVGTSFAVEVYRLLPNDTDFTAFLDNGFTGLNAAYIDGAAIYHTPLDTPARVDRGSLQHHGENALALAREFGAVDLTELTAGGDATYFPLPGGLARYPGWLTMPLALLALAGVGVLAWAARRRGRATWRRLAAGFGLALVPVVVAPVGAQLLWAAVTAIRPGYATLLDPYRPLWYRLAVVALAVAVLFTWYALTRRRTGPAALAVGGFGVLAVLGVVLAFVAPGGAYLATLPALAGVLGGLVALAVPRDGPWAVVAVTAAAAVGVLLLLPTVVLLFPALGMAMGGVAALFTVLLGLAALPVVDLLHPAAGGQRGMAALRARRAGAVPALAATLGTVLFAGVGLAVDRFDAAHPVPTQLMYALDTDTGTARWLSDETDPQPWTDQYVDGPARIGDQFPALGDEERRAGPAQPAPLPPPRLDPLADNTEAGVRTLRVRLVPQRQVRLASLHVDPATATVVEARVAGRPIRVGGPTPFGVVFHAPPPEGIEIELRLRATTPGAPVRLRAMDASDGLAALPGFRPRPPGVGIVGSHDSELVAVAHTYQM; translated from the coding sequence GTGCTGCCGGCGGTGGACCGGGCCCTGACCCGTCCCCGCCGCCGCCGGCTGGCCGCCGTCGCCGCCCTGGCCGTACTGCTGGCGGTCGGCGCCGCCGCCCTGCTCGGCCTCCGTACGCCGGCCCCGGGCACCACCGGCGCACCGGCCGACGAGTTCAGCGCGGACCGGGCGTACGAGCACGTCCGGACGGTCGCCGCGGAGACGCACGTGGCCGGCAGCCCGGCCGCCGAGCGGGCCCGGATCCACATCGAGGCGACCCTGCGCGGCCTCGGCCTGGGTCCGGAGGTGCAGGACACCGTCGCCACGGAGGCGGGCCAGCTCAGCGGCGGCGCGGGCGGCGCGACCCTGGCCCGGGTACGCAACGTGGTGGCCCGGGTACCCGGCACCGATCCCACCGGCCGGGTCTTCCTGGTCGCGCACTACGACTCGGTCCAGGTCGGGCCGGGCGGCAACGACGACGCGGCCGGCACCTCGGCGTTGCTGGAGGTGGCCCGCGCGCTCCGCACCGGTCCCCGGCCCCGCAACGACGTCGTCTTCGTCTTCACCGACGCCGAGGAGGCCTGCCTCTGCGGCGCGTCGGCGTTCGCGTCCAGCCACCCGCTCGCCGAGGGCGGCGGCGTGGTGCTCAACCTGGAGGCGCGGGGCAGCACCGGACCGGTGATCATGTTCGAGACCTCACTGCGCAACGCCGGCCTGGTGGAGGTCTTCGGCCGGGCCGCCCCGCACCCGGTGGGCACCTCGTTCGCGGTCGAGGTCTACCGGCTGCTGCCCAACGACACCGACTTCACCGCCTTCCTCGACAACGGCTTCACCGGGCTGAACGCCGCCTACATCGACGGGGCGGCGATCTACCACACGCCGCTGGACACCCCGGCCCGGGTGGACCGGGGCAGCCTGCAACACCACGGTGAGAACGCGCTCGCGCTGGCCCGGGAGTTCGGCGCGGTCGACCTGACGGAGCTGACGGCCGGCGGGGACGCCACCTACTTCCCGCTGCCCGGCGGGCTGGCCCGGTATCCCGGCTGGCTCACCATGCCACTCGCGCTGCTCGCCCTGGCCGGCGTCGGGGTGCTGGCCTGGGCGGCCCGGCGGCGTGGACGCGCCACCTGGCGCAGGCTCGCCGCCGGGTTCGGGTTGGCCCTGGTACCCGTCGTGGTCGCGCCGGTCGGGGCCCAACTGCTCTGGGCCGCGGTCACCGCGATCCGGCCGGGGTACGCGACACTGCTCGACCCGTACCGGCCACTGTGGTACCGGCTCGCCGTGGTGGCACTCGCCGTCGCCGTCCTGTTCACCTGGTACGCGCTCACCCGTCGACGTACCGGCCCGGCGGCACTGGCGGTGGGCGGCTTCGGTGTGCTGGCCGTACTCGGAGTGGTGCTCGCCTTCGTGGCGCCCGGCGGGGCGTACCTGGCGACACTGCCGGCGCTGGCGGGGGTGCTGGGCGGGCTGGTCGCGCTCGCCGTACCCCGGGACGGCCCCTGGGCGGTGGTCGCGGTGACCGCCGCCGCGGCGGTCGGCGTACTCCTGTTGCTGCCCACCGTCGTCCTGCTCTTCCCGGCCCTCGGCATGGCGATGGGCGGCGTCGCGGCGCTCTTCACGGTGCTGCTCGGGCTGGCCGCGCTGCCGGTCGTCGACCTGCTGCATCCGGCGGCCGGCGGTCAACGCGGGATGGCCGCGCTCCGGGCCCGCCGGGCCGGCGCCGTGCCGGCACTCGCAGCGACACTCGGCACCGTGCTCTTCGCCGGGGTGGGGCTCGCGGTCGACCGGTTCGACGCCGCGCATCCGGTGCCGACCCAACTGATGTACGCACTGGACACCGACACCGGTACGGCCCGTTGGCTCAGCGACGAGACCGATCCACAACCCTGGACCGACCAGTACGTCGACGGCCCGGCGAGGATCGGCGACCAGTTCCCGGCGCTCGGCGACGAGGAACGCCGGGCCGGCCCCGCCCAGCCCGCTCCGCTGCCCCCACCCCGACTCGACCCACTCGCCGACAACACCGAGGCCGGGGTGCGTACGCTGCGCGTCCGGCTCGTCCCCCAGCGCCAGGTACGGCTCGCCTCCCTGCACGTGGACCCCGCGACGGCCACCGTCGTCGAGGCCCGGGTGGCCGGCCGGCCGATCCGGGTCGGCGGTCCGACCCCGTTCGGCGTGGTCTTCCACGCCCCACCTCCGGAGGGAATCGAGATCGAGCTTCGCCTGCGCGCCACCACCCCGGGCGCCCCGGTCCGGCTACGCGCGATGGACGCCAGCGACGGCCTCGCCGCCCTGCCCGGATTCCGGCCCCGCCCACCCGGCGTCGGCATCGTCGGTTCACACGACTCGGAACTCGTCGCGGTCGCCCACACCTACCAGATGTAA
- a CDS encoding glycoside hydrolase family 9 protein, which translates to MPRPHWRRPVPLAAVTAVALAATVLTAPTASAYTPVASADAPEQIVNGTFDAGHAPWWGTGNLALDSSTGQLCADVPGGTVNPWDAIIGQDNIALVAGETYEFGFFGQATPGRVGKALIQLPVDPYTQYLSATPELSVSGNNYRYTFTSPVDLPNAQVAFQIGGSAEPWRICLDDVSLTGGAEPDVYVPDTGPRVRVNQVGYLPKGPKNATVVTEATAALPFQLHDGAGRLVKQGRTTPRGVDQSSGQNVHTIDFGHYTRVGTGYTLTADGETSRPFDIGSGFYEQLRTDALKFYYTQRSGTAISDALRPGYGRPAGHVGVAPNTGDTAVPCQPGVCDYTLDVSGGWYDAGDHGKYVVNGGISVHQLMSEYERSVRADTGQPWLLGDRTLNLPESGNRVPDILDEARWEQEFLLSMQVPAGEPLAGMAHHKIHDDSWTGLPLLPHLDDKRRELHPPSTAATLNLVATAAQAARVFKPYDRNFADRNLAAARTAWAAAKANPQRYADPADANGGGAYNDADVSDEFYWAAAELYLSTGAKEYRDFVLASPHHTADVWRERGLDWGNTAALGRMQLATVPSGLPDRSRVRASVAQGADRYLATLKAHPYGIPYSPSDNLFDWGSNNLIVNNAIVLATAFDLTGQDRYRAGVLETMDYILGRNALNQSYVTGYGEVASRNQHSRWYARQLNPDLPNPPRGTLSGGPNSAIQDPVAQQKLRGCAPQFCYIDDIESWATNELTINWNAPLSWIAAFIADQDNGDAR; encoded by the coding sequence GTGCCCAGACCCCACTGGCGACGACCCGTTCCGCTCGCCGCCGTGACCGCCGTGGCGCTGGCCGCCACCGTGCTCACCGCACCGACAGCCTCCGCGTACACCCCGGTGGCGTCCGCCGACGCGCCGGAGCAGATCGTCAACGGCACCTTCGACGCCGGCCACGCCCCCTGGTGGGGCACCGGGAACCTCGCCCTCGACTCCAGCACCGGGCAGCTCTGCGCCGACGTACCGGGCGGCACCGTCAACCCGTGGGACGCCATCATCGGCCAGGACAACATCGCCCTGGTCGCCGGTGAGACGTACGAGTTCGGGTTCTTCGGCCAGGCCACCCCGGGCCGGGTCGGCAAGGCGCTGATCCAACTGCCGGTCGATCCGTACACCCAGTACCTGTCGGCGACTCCGGAGCTGAGCGTCTCCGGCAACAACTACCGGTACACCTTCACCTCCCCGGTCGACCTGCCGAACGCCCAGGTCGCCTTCCAGATTGGCGGCAGCGCCGAGCCGTGGCGGATCTGTCTGGACGACGTCTCGCTCACCGGCGGCGCCGAGCCGGACGTGTACGTCCCGGACACCGGACCACGGGTCCGGGTCAACCAGGTCGGCTACCTGCCGAAGGGGCCGAAGAACGCCACCGTCGTCACCGAGGCGACCGCCGCGCTGCCCTTCCAACTCCACGACGGTGCCGGCCGGCTCGTCAAGCAGGGCCGGACGACGCCGCGCGGGGTGGACCAGTCCTCCGGGCAGAACGTCCACACCATCGACTTCGGGCACTACACCCGGGTCGGCACCGGCTACACCCTCACCGCCGACGGCGAGACCAGCCGGCCGTTCGACATCGGCTCCGGGTTCTACGAGCAGCTCCGGACCGACGCGCTGAAGTTCTACTACACCCAGCGCAGCGGCACCGCGATCTCCGACGCGCTGCGTCCCGGGTACGGCCGCCCGGCCGGGCACGTCGGCGTGGCACCGAACACCGGCGACACGGCGGTACCCTGCCAACCCGGCGTCTGTGACTACACGCTGGACGTCTCCGGCGGCTGGTACGACGCGGGCGACCACGGCAAGTACGTGGTCAACGGCGGCATCTCGGTGCACCAGCTGATGAGCGAGTACGAGCGCTCGGTACGGGCCGACACCGGCCAGCCGTGGCTGCTCGGCGACCGGACCTTGAACCTGCCGGAGAGTGGCAACCGGGTGCCGGACATCCTCGACGAGGCCCGCTGGGAGCAGGAGTTCCTGCTCAGCATGCAGGTGCCGGCCGGAGAGCCGCTCGCCGGGATGGCCCACCACAAGATCCACGACGACTCGTGGACCGGCCTACCGCTGCTGCCGCATCTCGACGACAAGCGCCGCGAACTGCACCCGCCGTCGACCGCCGCCACCCTCAACCTGGTCGCGACGGCCGCGCAGGCGGCGCGGGTCTTCAAGCCGTACGACCGGAATTTCGCCGACCGTAACCTGGCCGCCGCCAGGACGGCCTGGGCCGCCGCGAAGGCCAACCCGCAGCGGTACGCCGACCCGGCCGACGCCAACGGTGGCGGCGCCTACAACGACGCCGACGTCAGCGACGAGTTCTACTGGGCCGCCGCCGAGCTGTACCTGAGCACCGGGGCGAAGGAGTACCGGGACTTCGTGCTGGCCTCGCCGCACCACACCGCCGACGTCTGGAGGGAGCGCGGACTGGACTGGGGCAACACCGCCGCGCTCGGCCGCATGCAACTGGCGACGGTGCCCAGCGGGCTGCCGGACCGGTCCCGGGTCCGGGCCTCGGTGGCCCAGGGCGCCGACCGCTACCTGGCGACCCTGAAGGCCCACCCGTACGGCATCCCGTACAGCCCGTCGGACAACCTCTTCGACTGGGGCTCCAACAACCTGATCGTCAACAACGCCATCGTGCTGGCCACCGCGTTCGACCTGACCGGGCAGGACCGGTACCGCGCCGGGGTGCTGGAGACGATGGACTACATCCTCGGCCGCAACGCCCTGAACCAGTCGTACGTGACGGGCTACGGCGAGGTGGCCTCGCGCAACCAGCACAGCCGCTGGTACGCCCGCCAGCTCAACCCCGACCTGCCGAACCCGCCCCGGGGCACCCTGTCCGGCGGCCCGAACTCGGCCATCCAGGACCCGGTCGCCCAGCAGAAGCTGCGCGGCTGTGCGCCGCAGTTCTGCTACATCGACGACATCGAGTCCTGGGCGACGAACGAACTGACCATCAACTGGAACGCGCCACTGTCCTGGATCGCGGCCTTCATCGCCGACCAGGACAACGGCGACGCCCGCTGA
- a CDS encoding DUF6879 family protein — MAQPHPRDGRPEPNGQRRLLTKILIGVASFWVAFGISTLLPKDEKPELAWSIGASLFVAGVVFIAHYLFEVERKLDALLQSFDDTRKQLGDQIRRRAEATEHQMREGFSKIHLAEEIFGLREASQLDAEEMMQIAKLVRNRTKITSEAPQLIQDFALAEMTRLVEYLKQMGDSNDLTYEGEDQDWLLGLTKVARSEIQATSLSTVDAGGRGFIDGGLWSTDFGQRYLDFQRHAIRTRGVRVQRLFILDRKGLNIEDLHQILRMHLSIGVEVRTLDATVAPTLHTRLHDFILFDRKLSYQTTTASSLDSQLNPIIVNITLVTDPERVNRRISEFADLWSAEGVQAVTVDERGELVFRPARSVDQRRPAKSVDQRHREPNPGPAGEAA; from the coding sequence ATGGCGCAGCCACACCCGCGCGATGGACGACCGGAGCCCAACGGCCAGCGACGACTGCTGACGAAAATTCTCATCGGTGTCGCCAGCTTCTGGGTGGCATTCGGAATATCGACGCTGCTGCCGAAGGACGAAAAGCCCGAGCTGGCCTGGAGCATCGGCGCCTCGCTCTTCGTCGCGGGCGTCGTATTCATCGCCCACTACCTCTTCGAGGTGGAACGCAAACTCGACGCGCTGTTGCAGAGTTTCGACGACACCCGCAAACAGCTCGGCGACCAGATCCGACGGCGCGCCGAGGCCACCGAACACCAGATGCGGGAGGGCTTCTCGAAGATCCACCTGGCCGAGGAGATCTTCGGGCTCCGCGAGGCGTCCCAGCTCGACGCCGAGGAGATGATGCAGATCGCGAAGCTGGTCCGGAACCGTACGAAGATCACTTCGGAGGCGCCGCAGCTCATCCAGGACTTCGCGCTGGCGGAGATGACCCGGCTGGTGGAGTACCTGAAGCAGATGGGCGACAGCAACGATCTGACGTACGAGGGTGAGGACCAGGACTGGCTGCTCGGACTGACGAAGGTCGCCCGCAGCGAGATCCAGGCGACCAGCCTGAGCACGGTGGACGCGGGCGGACGCGGCTTCATCGACGGTGGGCTCTGGTCGACCGACTTCGGGCAGCGCTACCTGGACTTCCAGCGGCACGCCATCCGGACCCGAGGAGTACGGGTGCAACGCCTCTTCATCCTCGACCGCAAGGGGCTGAACATCGAGGACCTGCACCAGATCCTGCGGATGCACCTGAGCATCGGGGTCGAGGTACGCACGCTCGACGCCACGGTCGCGCCCACCCTGCACACCCGGCTGCACGACTTCATCCTCTTCGATCGCAAGCTGAGCTACCAGACGACGACCGCATCCAGTCTCGACAGCCAGCTCAACCCGATCATCGTCAACATCACCCTGGTCACCGATCCCGAGCGGGTCAACCGACGAATCAGCGAGTTCGCCGACCTCTGGTCCGCCGAGGGCGTCCAGGCGGTCACCGTCGACGAACGCGGCGAACTCGTCTTCCGGCCGGCGAGATCGGTCGACCAGCGCCGGCCGGCGAAGTCGGTCGACCAGCGCCACCGGGAGC